The Thermococcus thermotolerans genome contains a region encoding:
- a CDS encoding ABC transporter ATP-binding protein produces MADVRLVNVWKRFGDFTAVKDMNLHVKDGEFMILLGPSGCGKTTTLRMISGLEEPTKGQIYIGDKLVADPEKGVFIPPKDRDIAMVFQSYALYPHMTVYDNIAFPLKLRKVPKQEIDQRVREVAEMLGLTELLKRKPRELSGGQRQRVALGRAIVRKPQVFLMDEPLSNLDAKLRVKMRAELKRLQKQLGVTTIYVTHDQVEAMTMGDRIAVINAGVLQQVGTPEEVYDKPANTFVAGFIGSPPMNFIDATITEDGFADFGEFKLKLLPDQVEVLREEGLIGKEVIFGIRPEDVYDAMFAQVKVPGENMVRATVDIIENLGSEKIVHLRVGEVTFLGAFRSESKVKEGQEIDVVFDMNKAHIFNKNTGKAVF; encoded by the coding sequence ATGGCGGATGTTCGGCTTGTGAACGTTTGGAAGCGGTTCGGGGACTTCACGGCTGTTAAGGATATGAATCTTCACGTTAAGGATGGGGAATTCATGATCCTCCTCGGGCCAAGCGGCTGCGGGAAAACAACAACCCTGAGAATGATCTCCGGCCTGGAAGAACCCACAAAAGGCCAAATCTACATTGGGGATAAGCTAGTCGCCGACCCGGAAAAAGGCGTCTTCATCCCCCCAAAAGACCGGGACATAGCCATGGTCTTCCAGAGCTACGCATTATACCCCCACATGACAGTCTACGACAACATAGCCTTCCCCCTCAAACTCAGAAAAGTTCCAAAACAGGAGATCGACCAGCGCGTCAGAGAAGTCGCGGAAATGCTCGGCTTGACAGAGCTCCTCAAAAGAAAACCGAGAGAACTCTCTGGCGGTCAAAGACAGCGCGTAGCATTGGGCAGGGCAATCGTGAGAAAACCTCAAGTCTTCCTCATGGACGAACCACTCAGCAACCTGGATGCAAAACTCAGGGTAAAAATGCGCGCGGAACTCAAGAGACTCCAGAAGCAACTGGGAGTAACCACCATTTACGTGACTCACGATCAAGTTGAAGCCATGACCATGGGTGATAGAATAGCAGTCATAAACGCTGGCGTTTTACAACAAGTGGGCACGCCAGAAGAGGTCTACGACAAGCCAGCCAACACCTTCGTTGCAGGCTTTATTGGTTCACCGCCAATGAACTTCATTGACGCAACAATAACAGAGGACGGTTTTGCCGACTTTGGGGAATTCAAGCTCAAACTCCTCCCGGATCAAGTTGAAGTTCTCCGCGAGGAGGGCTTGATTGGAAAGGAAGTCATCTTTGGCATTCGCCCAGAGGACGTTTACGATGCAATGTTCGCTCAAGTGAAAGTTCCAGGGGAGAACATGGTTAGAGCAACGGTTGACATTATCGAGAACTTAGGGAGTGAAAAGATAGTCCACTTGCGCGTTGGGGAAGTGACGTTCTTGGGAGCCTTCCGCTCGGAGTCCAAGGTGAAGGAAGGCCAGGAGATTGATGTGGTATTCGACATGAACAAAGCCCACATCTTCAACAAAAACACAGGAAAAGCAGTATTCTAA